The uncultured Eubacteriales bacterium region CGCCCCGGTGATGCCGGTGCACAAAGAGTCCAGCGCGGACTTCATCCATCGCGGCGGCCGGATTCCCGCCCCGCTGCAAAGCCTGAAAAACTGATATACCACGCGGGCCGTCCAAATTGGGCGGCCCGCGTTTTTTGCCGTCTGTATGCCATTCCCAACCACTTATCGAAAATCCCTCGACACCCTGTATTCTCCGTGTTATCCTTGTGGCATTGAAAGGAGGATGCTTATGGAGGTTGAAATTAATCTGGAGCCAGGTAGGAGCGAGCCCAAAGTCATCATCCTTACGGGTGAGATAACCCCCGCCGTCGCCGATCTGGCTCGCCGTCTTACTTCCGGGGAGCTGCGCTTTCTGCCCGGTTGGCAGGATGGGGAGGTGTTTCTTCTGGACCCCAAGCAGATTCGGCGCATCTGGGCCGAGGAGCAGATCGTGCTGGCCCGGACGGAAAATGCAACCTTCTCATTGAAACTTCGGCTTTACGAGCTGGAGGACCGCCTGGCGGGTTCTTCGTTCCTGCGCGTTTCCCACGGCGAGATCGTCAACTTCGACCATGTAAAAAGCCTGGATTTCAGCATGGCGGGCGCGCTGAGCCTGCGGCTGGACAGCGGCGACGCCGTTTTTGTCTCCCGGCGGTATATGGCAAAGATCAAGTCTTATCTGGGTATTTAGATTGGAAAGGAGTTTTCCTGATATGACGCTGAAAAAGGCGCTTTTGCGCGGCCTCGTCGGCATTCCCCTCATGGTGACCTTATCCTATGCGATCACTATCATTACCTCTCTCTTCTGGGGCGGGGGGCTCTACTCCCCCGTCACACCCGCCTTTGTAAACGCTATGGGCAATGAGAGCAGCGCGGTGGCCCTGCAATTTTTTCTCACGGCCCTAATGGGCTATGACTTTGCGGCCGCCTCCGCCGTCTGGCAGTTTGAGCGGTGGAGCCTGACAGCCCAGACAGTGTGCCACTTTTCCCTCATCTCTCTGGGCACCTTCCCCGTGGCCTGGATCTGCCACTGGACAGAATATATCCCCGGCGGACTTCTGAGCTACTTCGGTATTTTTGCGGCCATCTACCTGGTCATCTGGCTCTCCATTACTGCCGCCGTACGCAGGAAGGTTCGGGCAGTAAACCAAAAGCTGCAAAACCGGTAACCCCCGTCTCATGGGACCGCACGAAAAGGTGCGGTCCCTTTTTATATATTTTCAGTTGATTTTTCTATATAAAAATCAACTTATTTGGTGTATACTTTTTCCATCCTATCGAATCATTTACAAGAAGGAGATATACCTCTATGACTAAGGTAGACGTCAATAGCTCCCTCCCCTTTCTGC contains the following coding sequences:
- a CDS encoding conserved hypothetical protein (Evidence 4 : Homologs of previously reported genes of unknown function) — encoded protein: MEVEINLEPGRSEPKVIILTGEITPAVADLARRLTSGELRFLPGWQDGEVFLLDPKQIRRIWAEEQIVLARTENATFSLKLRLYELEDRLAGSSFLRVSHGEIVNFDHVKSLDFSMAGALSLRLDSGDAVFVSRRYMAKIKSYLGI
- a CDS encoding conserved membrane hypothetical protein (Evidence 4 : Homologs of previously reported genes of unknown function), which translates into the protein MTLKKALLRGLVGIPLMVTLSYAITIITSLFWGGGLYSPVTPAFVNAMGNESSAVALQFFLTALMGYDFAAASAVWQFERWSLTAQTVCHFSLISLGTFPVAWICHWTEYIPGGLLSYFGIFAAIYLVIWLSITAAVRRKVRAVNQKLQNR